CTTCATGCGGGCGTTTCATTCGCTGGGAACCTATCGGTCGGAGTTCCGATTCTCGACCTGGCTGTACAAGATCGCGGCCAACTGCGCCATCGATGCGATCCGGAAGAAGAAAATTGAGGCTTTAAGTCTCGATAAGCCGGTAGAAACGCACGACGGCACCGTCGAAATCGACCTTCCCGACACCTCGTACAACCCGGAAGAGACGCTGTGGGAGAAGCAGCGGCAGATCTCGATCCAGGAAGCGATTGACTCGCTGCCGGATAAGTATCGGGAGGTGATTCTCTACCGCCATCGTGACGATCAATCGTACGAGGAAATCGCGCAAATCCTCAAGTTGCCGGTCGGCACGGTGAAAGCCCGGATTTTCCGGGCGCGCGAGCTTCTGAAGAAGAAGCTCAAGGGTGTCCGCTGAATTGGAGGGAATGAAAATGTGTTCGCGCTTGCAGACCACGATGTTCCTGCTGCTGACCGGGTTGCTCATGACGACGGCGGCAAGTGCCAAAGAGTATCGGTTTGAAGACTCCCGCGAGTACCCGGTACAGGCAGGTTTCAAACTGACGGTCACCAATACTTCGGGTAATCTCACCATCACCAAGACCTCCGGTGACAAAGTTATCGTGCACATCACCAAGATTCTGGACGCCTCTTCGCGCGAGGAAGCAGAAGAGCGGGAAGACTTGATAGAGGTTGACATCGACGCCGCCGACAACCGGATCGACATTGACACACGTTACTCGCAGCGAGGGCGGGGCTTCTTCGAGCAGTTGTTCGGCATCGGCTCCACCTCTTCCCGACAGGTCAATTATGAGATTGAAGTGCCCACGA
This Candidatus Zixiibacteriota bacterium DNA region includes the following protein-coding sequences:
- a CDS encoding sigma-70 family RNA polymerase sigma factor translates to MVQEPDELLIGKALAGDQTAYKTLLNRHQRAIFQIILKIVRNRDETEDLVQETFMRAFHSLGTYRSEFRFSTWLYKIAANCAIDAIRKKKIEALSLDKPVETHDGTVEIDLPDTSYNPEETLWEKQRQISIQEAIDSLPDKYREVILYRHRDDQSYEEIAQILKLPVGTVKARIFRARELLKKKLKGVR